One genomic window of Actinomycetota bacterium includes the following:
- the recN gene encoding DNA repair protein RecN has translation MAHQLITRLHIRGVGVIDDAQMSFSPGLTVITGETGAGKTMVLTGFSLLAGAKADPSLVRRGQPEALVEGNWLIPANSEAVISRLTEAGAPPDLEDDGAELIIVRSVPAEGRGRAVACGRTVPRSLLQEVASELLAIHGQADQWQLRSAERQREMLDLYAGAQCSETIQEYRAVFGSWRQAKNELASLTTNRAEREREAALLETGIAEIDAVAPEPAEDESLDIQSARLTNAGSLHEDITAAHDWLVGTDIEPGALHQVGLAQKSLDRAAAIDPTLGLLRTQLAQVTALLADAGTELSSALLDLEADPTRQAWVEERRAALRKLMRSYGPNLADVIQWRADADRKLSAPGGGEDRTDQIRADIARLAIEVGSAAQRLTSLRTSAAHELASQVSDELRSLSMPEAELIIEVQSTTEIEDFTSAGADSIAFLLRPHSGTDAQPVTKAASGGELSRVMLAIEVTMAGRNSVPTFIFDEVDAGIGGRTAVEVGRRLARLARQAQVIVVTHLPQVAAFADRHLVVTKSSDGLVTESSVQDVSGNQRVVELVRMLSGLEESDAGLAHAEELLAVAATERAR, from the coding sequence GTGGCGCACCAGTTGATCACCCGGCTCCACATCCGAGGGGTTGGTGTCATTGACGATGCGCAAATGAGTTTTTCTCCGGGCCTCACTGTCATTACTGGTGAAACGGGAGCCGGTAAAACCATGGTGCTCACCGGATTCAGCCTGCTTGCCGGCGCAAAGGCCGACCCTTCATTGGTTCGACGGGGTCAACCGGAGGCGCTCGTCGAAGGCAATTGGCTGATCCCCGCGAATAGCGAGGCAGTCATCTCGCGCTTGACCGAGGCTGGCGCCCCACCCGATCTTGAAGATGACGGCGCCGAACTCATCATTGTGAGATCGGTTCCTGCTGAAGGACGTGGGCGCGCGGTGGCCTGCGGGCGAACCGTGCCACGAAGTCTCCTGCAGGAAGTCGCGTCCGAGCTCCTTGCCATTCATGGTCAAGCCGATCAATGGCAGTTGCGTTCCGCCGAGCGGCAACGCGAGATGCTCGACCTTTACGCCGGTGCTCAGTGCAGCGAAACCATTCAGGAATATCGGGCAGTCTTTGGGAGTTGGCGGCAGGCGAAGAACGAACTTGCGTCGCTGACCACGAATAGGGCGGAGCGAGAGCGTGAGGCTGCACTTCTCGAAACCGGCATTGCTGAGATTGATGCCGTCGCGCCGGAGCCAGCTGAGGACGAAAGCCTCGACATTCAGTCGGCTCGATTGACCAACGCCGGCAGTCTCCACGAGGACATCACTGCGGCGCACGACTGGCTCGTTGGAACCGACATTGAGCCAGGCGCGCTTCACCAAGTCGGCTTGGCCCAGAAATCCCTTGACCGGGCTGCAGCGATTGATCCGACCCTCGGCTTGCTTCGCACGCAACTTGCGCAAGTCACGGCTCTGCTTGCCGATGCCGGTACCGAACTGTCGAGCGCACTCCTGGATCTGGAGGCAGATCCCACTCGCCAAGCCTGGGTCGAAGAGCGTCGCGCGGCGCTGCGCAAGCTCATGCGCAGTTACGGGCCAAATTTGGCGGACGTTATTCAATGGCGCGCTGACGCTGACCGCAAGCTCTCGGCTCCTGGGGGAGGGGAGGATCGCACAGATCAGATCCGCGCCGACATTGCTCGGCTGGCAATCGAGGTTGGGTCGGCAGCGCAGCGGCTGACGAGCCTTCGCACTTCGGCTGCCCATGAGCTCGCAAGTCAGGTGTCCGATGAACTGCGTTCGCTGTCGATGCCCGAAGCCGAATTGATTATTGAGGTCCAGAGCACCACCGAGATTGAAGATTTCACTTCTGCTGGCGCTGACTCGATCGCTTTTCTTCTTCGACCGCATTCGGGCACAGATGCGCAGCCGGTGACCAAGGCCGCATCCGGGGGCGAGTTGTCGCGCGTGATGCTTGCCATTGAAGTGACGATGGCCGGGCGTAACTCCGTGCCGACCTTCATCTTTGACGAAGTCGATGCCGGAATCGGCGGTCGCACCGCGGTCGAGGTTGGCCGCCGACTCGCGCGACTCGCAAGGCAAGCCCAGGTGATTGTCGTCACGCATCTGCCGCAGGTCGCAGCCTTCGCCGATCGCCATCTGGTCGTCACAAAGAGCAGCGATGGGCTCGTCACTGAGTCCAGCGTGCAGGACGTGAGCGGAAATCAGCGAGTGGTCGAACTCGTGCGCATGCTTTCCGGCTTGGAAGAGTCAGATGCCGGACTCGCGCACGCGGAGGAATTGCTTGCGGTGGCGGCAACCGAGCGAGCTCGCTGA
- a CDS encoding NAD kinase, which yields MTELRQALLVLNPGRVEARAAALLVISALQSHGFNIRVASDDVASWGANAPPGIEVVSADEHAADDTEIVVVLGGDGTILRAAERARWACIPLLTVNLGHVGFLAEAESEDIDAVVEAIVHRRWHVEERMALDVRVLDGDELLLRTWALNEISLEKAAGGRMIEVLVAIDGRPLSRWGCDGIVAATPTGSTAYAFSGGGPVVWPDVEAMLLVPLSAHALFARPLVVGPSSLICLELSEDSNAWLAADSRRTFEVRGGHRVEVRRDPSPVLLARLVQAPFTDRLVAKFALPVDGWRTS from the coding sequence GTGACAGAACTGCGTCAGGCTCTCCTTGTGCTCAATCCCGGGCGGGTTGAGGCGCGTGCCGCTGCCTTGTTGGTGATCAGCGCATTGCAGTCGCACGGATTCAACATCCGGGTGGCCAGCGATGACGTGGCCTCTTGGGGCGCCAATGCCCCGCCGGGGATCGAAGTAGTTTCTGCCGACGAGCATGCGGCCGATGATACCGAGATCGTGGTTGTCCTTGGTGGCGACGGCACGATCTTGAGAGCGGCCGAGCGCGCCAGGTGGGCCTGTATCCCGCTGCTCACAGTCAACCTGGGACACGTCGGATTTCTTGCTGAAGCAGAGTCGGAAGACATCGATGCCGTCGTTGAGGCGATTGTGCACCGCCGGTGGCACGTTGAGGAGCGGATGGCTCTTGACGTACGCGTCCTCGACGGCGATGAACTCTTGCTGCGCACTTGGGCACTGAACGAGATCAGTTTGGAAAAGGCGGCCGGGGGTCGCATGATCGAAGTCTTAGTGGCAATCGATGGTCGCCCGCTTTCGCGTTGGGGTTGCGATGGCATTGTTGCCGCTACTCCCACCGGCTCGACGGCCTATGCGTTTTCTGGAGGCGGGCCGGTGGTCTGGCCAGATGTCGAAGCCATGCTCCTGGTGCCACTGAGCGCCCACGCACTGTTCGCACGTCCACTTGTCGTGGGACCTTCAAGTCTGATCTGCCTGGAACTCTCCGAAGACTCAAATGCCTGGTTGGCTGCTGACAGCCGTCGCACCTTTGAAGTGCGCGGTGGCCACCGGGTAGAAGTCCGTCGCGATCCGTCACCTGTATTGCTGGCACGACTCGTGCAGGCACCCTTCACCGACCGGCTCGTCGCCAAATTTGCCCTGCCTGTTGACGGGTGGCGCACCAGTTGA
- a CDS encoding TlyA family RNA methyltransferase, with product MARRRLDAELTRRGLARSREQAQELIASGAVTVRGTVATKPATQVEMSEAIEVLASTDHGFVSRGAVKLSGALDNFTSIQLAGRDCLDAGASTGGFTQVLLQRGVARVLAVDVGYGQLAWQLRNDPAVTVMERTNIRTLTADDLPYRPDLLVADLSFISLRLVLPSLIACAAPDADFILMVKPQFEVGRELVGDGVIRDPVVRAGAVQAVADHGVQRGLDVLGVVASPLPGPQGNVEFFLWMRNGAGGNTVDGADTPITLRDDALSAAISRAIEEGPL from the coding sequence ATGGCGCGTCGGCGTCTGGACGCGGAACTCACCCGTCGCGGACTAGCTCGCTCTCGCGAGCAAGCGCAAGAACTCATCGCTTCTGGTGCTGTCACCGTGCGTGGGACGGTGGCGACCAAGCCCGCCACACAGGTGGAGATGTCCGAGGCAATCGAAGTTCTTGCCAGTACAGACCACGGCTTCGTCTCGCGTGGGGCGGTCAAACTCAGTGGGGCCCTCGACAACTTCACGAGCATCCAACTTGCAGGACGTGATTGCCTCGATGCCGGCGCATCCACGGGTGGCTTCACCCAGGTGCTGCTTCAGCGTGGCGTGGCCCGGGTGCTGGCTGTCGATGTCGGCTACGGCCAGCTCGCCTGGCAATTGCGCAATGACCCGGCAGTGACAGTGATGGAGAGAACAAACATCCGGACTCTCACCGCTGATGATCTGCCTTATCGGCCAGATCTCCTCGTAGCTGATCTGTCCTTCATCTCCCTGCGCCTGGTGTTGCCAAGCCTCATCGCCTGTGCCGCGCCAGATGCTGATTTCATACTGATGGTGAAGCCGCAATTTGAAGTCGGCCGGGAGTTGGTAGGCGATGGGGTCATTCGCGATCCCGTCGTTCGTGCTGGGGCAGTTCAGGCGGTGGCCGACCACGGCGTGCAGCGAGGCCTTGATGTTCTTGGCGTTGTGGCCAGCCCGCTGCCAGGCCCGCAAGGCAACGTGGAATTCTTCCTCTGGATGCGCAACGGCGCGGGAGGAAACACTGTGGATGGTGCCGACACGCCTATCACTCTGCGGGATGATGCACTCTCTGCTGCTATCAGCCGAGCCATTGAGGAGGGACCGCTGTGA
- a CDS encoding polyhydroxyalkanoate synthesis protein PhaF has translation MLNDLRGYLQLANGLSDVTAAKAKEIAASLITQGLILSTKAPDLMGQVQELADDLLSTSRNNREMLVGMVRTEVDRTVSRMGFVREDELAAVRRHVQRLEQEMHSKNGGAKPAAKKAAKKPAAKKAAKKPSPPATAEPVATQPVDTEAVVAEHTEGESAE, from the coding sequence ATGCTCAATGACCTGCGTGGATACCTGCAGTTAGCCAATGGACTCAGCGATGTTACGGCGGCCAAAGCCAAGGAAATAGCCGCGAGTCTCATCACTCAAGGACTGATCCTTTCCACCAAGGCGCCTGATCTCATGGGTCAGGTGCAGGAGTTGGCCGATGACTTGCTGTCAACGAGCCGCAATAACCGCGAGATGCTCGTCGGGATGGTGCGAACGGAAGTCGATCGCACGGTCAGTCGGATGGGTTTTGTTCGCGAGGATGAGTTGGCCGCAGTCCGTCGCCATGTGCAGCGGCTCGAACAAGAGATGCACAGCAAGAACGGCGGTGCCAAGCCTGCCGCAAAGAAGGCGGCCAAGAAGCCGGCTGCAAAGAAGGCGGCCAAGAAGCCTTCCCCACCGGCCACTGCCGAGCCCGTTGCCACTCAGCCGGTAGACACAGAAGCCGTTGTCGCAGAACACACTGAAGGCGAGTCTGCCGAATGA